GCCCGTGTTCGCCTTGGCCCGGTTGACGCCCTCGGAGACGATCTTGAGCGCGTCGACGTCGAGGCCGGAGTCCGTCTCGTCGAGCACGGCGAACTTGGGCTTCAGCAGCTCGAGCTGCAGGACCTCGTTGCGCTTCTTCTCGCCGCCGGAGAAGCCCTCGTTGACGTTGCGCTCGGCGAACGCGGGATCCATCTTGAGCGCCGCCATGGAGGAGCGGACGTCCTTGATCCAGCCGCGGATGGCCGGGGCCTCGCCGTCGATCGCGGTCTTCGCCGTCCGCAGGAAGTTGGTGGTGGTGACGCCGGGGATCTCGACGGGGTACTGCATGGCGAGGAACAGGCCCGCGCGGGCGCGCTCGTCCACCGTCATGTCGAGGACCTCGACGCCGTCGAGCGTGATCGAGCCGGAGTCGACGTGGTACTTCGGGTGACCCGAGATCGTGTACGCCAGCGTGGACTTGCCCGAGCCGTTGGGGCCCATGATCGCGTGGATCTCGCCCTCGTTGATCGTGAGGTCGACGCCCTTGAGGATCTGCTTGCGACCCTGCTCGGTGTCGACGCTGACGTGCAGGTCGGTGATGGTGAGAGTTGACATGCGTGCGGTTCCTCTAGCTCTTCGGGGTGGTGTCGATGTGGATGTCGCCGTCCACGATCGACACGGGGTAGACGGGGACGGGCTCGTAGGCCGGCAGCGTGCGCGGCTTGCCCGTCTCGAGGGAGAACTTCGACCCGTGGGCCCAGCACTCCAGGGTGTCGCCCTCGACGAACCCCTCGGCCAGCGAGATGTCGCCGTGCGTGCAGGTGTCGCCGATGGCGTGCACCGTGCCGGAGGAGTCCTTCACGATCGCGATGGCGAGGCCGTCGACCTCGACGCGGAGCGCCTCGTTCACGTCGAGGTCGTCGACGCCGCAGATCCGGACGGCGGTCATCGGGCGACCGCCGCGGATGCGCTGGCTGACGGGCTGGCCGACGGGCTGGCAGAGAGCTCGGCCTCGATGGCGGCCTGGAGCCGCTCCTCGAGGTCGGGGACGCCGATCTGCTGCACGATCTCGCTGAGGAAGCCACGGACGACGAGGCGACGGGCCTCCTCCTCCGTGATCCCGCGAGCCTGCAGGTAGAACAGCTGCTCGTCGTCGAAGCGGCCCGTGGCGCTCGCGTGGCCGGCGCCGGCGATGTCGCCGGTCTCGATCTCGAGGTTCGGGACCGAGTCCGCGCGCGTGCCGTCCGTGAGGACGAGGTTGCGGTTCTGCTCGTAGCTGTCCGTGCCCGGCGCGGAGCGGCGGATGAGGACGTCACCGATCCAGACCGTGCGCGCGCCCTTCCCCTGCAGCGCGCCCTTGTAGGTGACGCGGCTGCGGGTGTTGGGGGCGTCGTGGTCGACGTACACCTGCTGCTCGAGGTGCTGGCCCGCGTCGGCGAAGTACACGCCGAGGAGCTCGCCGTCCGCGCCCTCGTTCGAGAGGTGGGCGGAGGGGTTCACCCGGACGATGGATCCGCCGAGCGTCACCACCACGTGCTTGAGCTTGGCGTCGCGGCCGACGACGGCCTGGTGCGCGGCCAGGTGACGCGCCTCGTCGTCCCACTGCTGCACGGTGACGACCGTGAGCTCGGCCTGGTCGCCGACGACGATCTCGACGTTCTCCGCGAGCGACGCGGATCCGGCGTTGTCGAGGATGACGACGCCGCGGCTGAACGGCGCCGCGGTGATGACGGTGTGCGCGGCGCGCGGGGCGGACCCGAGCTCGGAGCGGCCGACCGTGACGGTGACGCGCTCCTCCCCCGTGACGTCGATGGCGAGCGCCTCGCCGAAGGACGACCAGGCGTTGGCCTGGGCGCGGTCCTCGGGGGCTCCCGCGGTGCCGATGCGCGCGTCGTCCCGGGGGATCCAGGAGACGGACGTGCCGGCCGCGTCGGAGCTGGCGAACGGGTACCGCGAGCCGTCGAGCGGACCTGCGATGAGGTCGTCGAGCCGGCGGACGGGCGTCAGCTTCCAGACGGCCTCACGGCCGGTCACGGCCTCGAACGCCTCGACGTCCGTGGACGTGAAGCGCTCGGAACGGGTCTGGATGGGGACTGTCGCCCACCCTCCGTCGGTGTGCGCCCGATTGCCGTGCTGGTCGGCGGGGACGGGGGCTTCTGTGGTGGCGAGTGGGGTCGTCATCTAGCCGACGGATCCTTCCATGCCCATCTCGATGAGCTTGTTGAGTTCGAGCGCGTACTCCATGGGGAGCTCGCGGGCGATGGGCTCGATGAAGCCGCGGACGATCATGGCCATGGCCTCGTCCTCGGGCATGCCCCGGCTCATCAGGTAGAACAGCTGCTCCTCGCTGACGCGCGAGACCGTCGCCTCGTGGCCGAGCTGGACGTCGTCCACGCGGATGTCGATGGCGGGGTACGTGTCGGAGCGGGAGATGGTGTCGACCAGCAGCGCGTCGCAGCGGACGGTGTTGGCGGAGTGGTGCGCGGCCGCGTCCACGCGGATCTCGCCGCGGTATCCGGCCCGGCCGCCGCCGCGCGCGATGGACTTCGAGACGATCGACGACTGCGTGTACGGCGCCATGTGCACCATCTTCGCGCCGGCGTCCTGGTGCTGGCCGGGGCCGGCGAAGGCGACGGAGAGGGTCTCGCCCTTGGCGCGCTCGCCCATGAGGTAGATGGAGGGGTACTTCATCGTGACCTTGGAGCCGATGTTGCCGTCGATCCACTCCATGGTCGCGCCCTCGGCCGCCGTCGCGCGCTTGGTGACGAGGTTGTAGACGTTGTTCGACCAGTTCTGGATCGTCGTGTAGCGGACGCGGGCGTCCTTCTTCACGATGATCTCGACGACCGCGGAGTGCAGCGAGTCGGACTTGTAGATGGGGGCGGTGCAGCCCTCGATGTAGTGGACGTAGCTGCCCTCGTCCGCGATGATCAGCGTCCGCTCGAACTGGCCCATGTTCTCGGTGTTGATCCGGAAGTACGCCTGCAGCGGGATCTCGACGTGCACGCCCTTGGGCACGTACACGAACGAGCCGCCGGACCAGACGGCCGTGTTCAGCGCGGCGAACTTGTTGTCGCCCGCGGGGATGACGGTGCCGAAGTACTCCTTGAACAGCTCCGGGTGCTCGCGCAGCGCCGTGTCGGTGTCCATGAAGATGACGCCCTGGTCCTCGAGCTCCTTCTGGATGGAGTGGAAGACCACCTCGGACTCGTACTGGGCCGCGACGCCGGAGACGAGGCGCTGGCGCTCCGCCTCGGGGATGCCGAGCCGCTCGTACGTGTTCTTGATGTCGTCGGGCAGGTCCTCCCACGTCTGGGCCTGCTTCTCCGTGGAGCGCACGAAGTACTTGATGTTGTCGAAGTCGATGCCGGAGAGGTCGGCGCCCCACGTCGGCATTGGCTTCTTGCCGAAGAGCTCGTAGCCCTTCATGCGGTTGGCGAGCATCCACTCGGGCTCGCTCTTGCGCCGCGAGATGTCGGCGACGACCTGCGGGGAGATGCCGCGCTTGGCCGAGGCGCCGGCGACGTCGGAGTCGGACCAGCCGAACTCGTACTGCCCCAGGCTCTCGAGCTCGGGTCGGTCGATGAGCACATCTGACATGGCTACCTGCTTTCCTGACGATCTGGGCGTATCAGCGCCGTATCGGCATTCACCCCCCGCACGGCGACGCCGCTTCGGTGACGAGAGGAAGACTGTGGGTGTCCGGGATGCGGCGGCTTCACGCCTCGCACCCCTCTTAGGAT
This genomic interval from Clavibacter michiganensis contains the following:
- the sufC gene encoding Fe-S cluster assembly ATPase SufC, translating into MSTLTITDLHVSVDTEQGRKQILKGVDLTINEGEIHAIMGPNGSGKSTLAYTISGHPKYHVDSGSITLDGVEVLDMTVDERARAGLFLAMQYPVEIPGVTTTNFLRTAKTAIDGEAPAIRGWIKDVRSSMAALKMDPAFAERNVNEGFSGGEKKRNEVLQLELLKPKFAVLDETDSGLDVDALKIVSEGVNRAKANTGLGLLLITHYTRILRYIQPDFVHVFVAGRVAEQGGRELADRLEEEGYDRFLTPSTTVDA
- a CDS encoding non-heme iron oxygenase ferredoxin subunit, with translation MTAVRICGVDDLDVNEALRVEVDGLAIAIVKDSSGTVHAIGDTCTHGDISLAEGFVEGDTLECWAHGSKFSLETGKPRTLPAYEPVPVYPVSIVDGDIHIDTTPKS
- the sufD gene encoding Fe-S cluster assembly protein SufD encodes the protein MTTPLATTEAPVPADQHGNRAHTDGGWATVPIQTRSERFTSTDVEAFEAVTGREAVWKLTPVRRLDDLIAGPLDGSRYPFASSDAAGTSVSWIPRDDARIGTAGAPEDRAQANAWSSFGEALAIDVTGEERVTVTVGRSELGSAPRAAHTVITAAPFSRGVVILDNAGSASLAENVEIVVGDQAELTVVTVQQWDDEARHLAAHQAVVGRDAKLKHVVVTLGGSIVRVNPSAHLSNEGADGELLGVYFADAGQHLEQQVYVDHDAPNTRSRVTYKGALQGKGARTVWIGDVLIRRSAPGTDSYEQNRNLVLTDGTRADSVPNLEIETGDIAGAGHASATGRFDDEQLFYLQARGITEEEARRLVVRGFLSEIVQQIGVPDLEERLQAAIEAELSASPSASPSASASAAVAR
- the sufB gene encoding Fe-S cluster assembly protein SufB — encoded protein: MSDVLIDRPELESLGQYEFGWSDSDVAGASAKRGISPQVVADISRRKSEPEWMLANRMKGYELFGKKPMPTWGADLSGIDFDNIKYFVRSTEKQAQTWEDLPDDIKNTYERLGIPEAERQRLVSGVAAQYESEVVFHSIQKELEDQGVIFMDTDTALREHPELFKEYFGTVIPAGDNKFAALNTAVWSGGSFVYVPKGVHVEIPLQAYFRINTENMGQFERTLIIADEGSYVHYIEGCTAPIYKSDSLHSAVVEIIVKKDARVRYTTIQNWSNNVYNLVTKRATAAEGATMEWIDGNIGSKVTMKYPSIYLMGERAKGETLSVAFAGPGQHQDAGAKMVHMAPYTQSSIVSKSIARGGGRAGYRGEIRVDAAAHHSANTVRCDALLVDTISRSDTYPAIDIRVDDVQLGHEATVSRVSEEQLFYLMSRGMPEDEAMAMIVRGFIEPIARELPMEYALELNKLIEMGMEGSVG